From the Paramormyrops kingsleyae isolate MSU_618 chromosome 7, PKINGS_0.4, whole genome shotgun sequence genome, one window contains:
- the ddx54 gene encoding ATP-dependent RNA helicase DDX54: MTIRTQRCTKEFITEAMAQRKKKLTKKKRRPGNREPDVESDGGEFELAAQIDKDESHGRKLPRFPAPSECLSDVEPDTRELVRAQNKKKKKSGGFQSMGLSYPVYKGIMKKGYKVPTPIQRKTIPIILDGKDVVAMARTGSGKTAAFLVPMFERLKAPQAQSGARALILTPTRELALQTMKFTKELGKFTGLKTALILGGDRMDDQFAALHENPDIIIGTPGRLMHVVMQMNLKLQSVEYVVFDEADRLFEMGFAEQLQEIIKRLPDARQTALFSATLPKMLVEFARAGLTEPVLIRLDVDTKLSDQLKLAFFQLRVDDKPALLLHLLRNVVKPQEQTVVFVATKHHVEYLKELLALQGVSCAYIYSALDQTARKINIGQFVHRKAMVLLVTDVAARGIDIPLLDNVINYNFPSKAKLFLHRVGRVARAGRSGTAYSLVCPDETPYVYDLHLFLGRPVQFSLPDQPQDADGIFGRVPQSILDDEEAQLITAHENSQDLQSLRRVAENAYKQYLKSRPTPSPESIKRVKNAELHEVAVHPLLGSGLAKMELNRLQMVDSIKGYKSKATIFEINSTSKTMASEVMRAKRKRHSYLVDKFLQAREDRAEENRLTRPVLPTTRPTDEKQSDDEDMQGLFSEVFGGKRKKELAKEDEESGFVAKSKKIRQSSREEEFYIPYRPKDFDSERGLSLGGEGSMFEKQASSAILDLMGDEGNQLNQYKNVMKWDRKRKRFVRDTGKEDKKKVRTESGRIVSTSSKKKKNFYEEWKKKYKVDDGAPDSDEETGGIRGRKAGVGGRRGRRAPQQQKGGPQARSELKTREQILKQRKKKSKERFLQSGSLKKLKTKNRQRLSEVKRSGFGRGPKKGKLRKKM, encoded by the exons ATGACCATACGTACTCAGAGATGTACGAAGG aatttaTAACGGAAGCCATGGCTCAGAGGAAGAAGAAGTTGACGAAAAAGAAACGACGTCCAGGGAATCGAGAGCCTGATGTGGAATCGGACGGTGGGGAATTTGAACTCGCTGCCCAAATAGACAAAGATGAGTCT CACGGAAGAAAGCTGCCTCGTTTTCCCGCACCGTCGGAGTGCCTCTCGGACGTGGAGCCTGACACCAGAGAACTTGTCAGGGCACagaacaagaagaagaagaaatcgGGAGGCTTTCAGTCCATGG GGCTGAGCTACCCTGTCTATAAAGGCATAATGAAGAAGGGCTATAAAGTGCCCACTCCAATTCAGAGAAAG ACGATTCCCATCATCCTGGATGGCAAAGATGTGGTGGCTATGGCGAGGACGGGAAGTGGAAAGACTGCCGCCTTCCTGGTGCCCATGTTTGAGCGGCTGAAGGCTCCCCAAGCCCAGAGCGGCGCCAGAGCCCTGATCCTGACGCCAACCCGTGAGCTGGCACTGCAGACCATGAAGTTCACCAAAGAA CTTGGCAAGTTCACGGGCCTCAAGACGGCACTGATCCTCGGTGGAGACAG AATGGACGACCAGTTTGCTGCTCTCCATGAGAACCCTGACAT cATCATTGGAACCCCAGGCCGCCTTATGCATGTCGTCATGCAGATGAATCTGAAGCTGCAGAGTGTGGAGTACGTGGTGTTTGACGAGGCTGACAG GCTCTTTGAGATGGGCTTCGCCGAGCAGCTCCAGGAAATCATCAAACGCCTTCCGGATGCCCGACAGACCGCCCTGTTCTCTGCCACCCTGCCCAAAATGCTGGTGGAGTTTGCCAGAGCCG GACTGACGGAGCCAGTGCTCATTCGTCTGGACGTGGACACCAAGTTGAGCGACCAGCTGAAG CTCGCCTTCTTCCAGCTGCGTGTCGATGACAAGCCTGCACTACTGCTACACCTCCTGCGCAATGTGGTGAAGCCCCAGGAGCAGACAGTGGTCTTTGTGGCCACCAAGCACCATGTGGAGTATCTGAAAGAG ttgtTGGCCTTGCAGGGTGTGTCGTGCGCCTACATCTACAGCGCCCTGGATCAGACGGCACGGAAGATCAACATTGGACAGTTTGTGCACCGCAAGGCCATGGTGCTGCTGGTGACTGATGTGGCCGCACGCGGTATTGACATCCCCCTACTGGACAACGTCATCAACTACAACTTCCCCTCCAAGGCCAAGTTGTTCCTGCACAGAGTTG GTCGTGTGGCGCGTGCTGGCAGGAGCGGCACCGCGTACAGCCTGGTGTGCCCGGACGAAACGCCTTATGTCTACGATCTCCATCTCTTCCTGGGACGGCCGGTTCAGTTTTCCCTGCCTGATCAGCCACAAG ATGCTGACGGGATCTTCGGCCGGGTCCCCCAGAGCATCCTGGATGACGAGGAAGCCCAGCTGATCACGGCCCACGAGAACTCGCAGGACTTGCAGAGCCTGAGGCGCGTGGCGGAAAACGCCTACAAGCAGTACCTCAAGTCCCGGCCCACTCCTTCCCCCGAGTCCATCAAGCGTGTCAAGAACGCTGAGCTGCATGAGGTGGCCGTGCACCCCCTACTGG GGTCTGGACTGGCAAAGATGGAGTTGAACCGGCTACAAATGGTGGACAGTATCAAGGGCTACAAGTCAAAAGCT ACAATTTTTGAGATCAACTCCACCAGCAAGACAATGGCCAGTGAGGTAATGCGTGCCAAGAGGAAACGGCACAGTTACCTGGTGGATAAGTTTTTGCAAGCGCGAGAGGACCGGGCGGAAGAGAATCGGCTGACACGGCCTGTCCTGCCCACTACCCGTCCCACTGATGAGAAACAGAGCGACGATGAAGACATGCAG GGATTATTTTCTGAAGTGTTTGGTGGAAAGAGGAAGAAAGAGCTGGCTAAGGAAGATGAGGAGAGTGGTTTCGTGGCAAAGAGTAAGAAAATCAGGCAGTCCTCTCGTGAGGAGGAGTTCTACATTCCATACAGGCCGAAGGACTTTGACTCGGAGAGAGG gttgaGTCTTGGAGGAGAGGGCAGCATGTTTGAGAAGCAAGCATCATCTGCCATCCTTGACCTGATGGGGGATGAAGGCAACCAGCTGAACCAGTACAAGAACGTAATGAAGTG GGATCGGAAACGGAAGAGATTTGTGCGTGACACTGGGAAGGAGGACAAGAAGAAGGTCAGAACAGAGAGTGGGCGGATAGTCAGCACTTCCTCTAAGAAAAAGAAGAACTT CTATGAGGAGTGGAAGAAGAAGTACAAAGTGGACGATGGCGCCCCTGACTCTGATGAGGAGACTGGAGGCATTAGGGGCAGGAAGGCTGGTGTGGGAG GCCGCCGGGGGAGGAGAGCCCCCCAGCAGCAGAAGGGCGGTCCACAGGCACGCTCCGAGCTGAAGACAAGGGAACAGATCCTGAAGCAGCGCAAGAAGAAGTCCAAGGAACGTTTCCTGCAGAGCGGCAGCCTGAAGAAGCTGAAGACCAAGAACCGGCAGCGCCTCAGTGAGGTTAAGAGGTCGGGCTTTGGCCGGGGACCCAAGAAGGGCAAGCTCAGGAAAAAGATGTGA